In Drosophila subpulchrella strain 33 F10 #4 breed RU33 chromosome X, RU_Dsub_v1.1 Primary Assembly, whole genome shotgun sequence, the DNA window CGGCATGAAAGCGGGAGAGGTACGGAACCAAGGGCTCCGGCTGCAGCAGATCGGCCGCCAGCGGGGCTATGGATACTGAGAAAGATAAAAGATCGATGtatcattaaaaataattgcttaaagaaatatattaaCTCATGGTATATTTTTTGAGACCTTATTATAAGCGattcaaaatactgctagatTGTTTTAAGGTTATATTGATATCATATTGTATAAAGGCCTGTTCCGGTTTTCATTTTCGAGTGTTCTATTGGAACTCAAACTTTGTTATCAATATTCAGTCGGTTTAAAAATATGGTTCCTAGTTTCGAATATTTAGATTAACTATCTTATTACAGAACGTTTAAGATTGCCTACTAAAATCATTGACTGCTTAAAATCAAAACTGGCCTGTATAATTTAAGTCTCCGAATATTTGAAGTCTTTTAACATAAGTCTAAAGTGACATGGTATCATTTCAAGCAATATCATTTCTAGCACGATTACCACATTTATGTTTTCATTAAATCATAGTTATGTATATTAAACCCTAATCTAATTTTGGCTTAACAAAATTCGTTACCAATAAGGAACTGTTGAAAATGGGACTTAAAAAATCACATAAAATCAGACTTCTAGTAAAAGTATGATTACTAGAAGTCTGAAACATTTATAggtaaataaaaatcttaagAGATTTCTTAAGACCCCTCTCTCCCTAGATACCTTActacaattatattttatttttcagattttttcAAGGACACCCCATTACTCACGGCAGTCCTTTTCATCGGCGCCATCCGGGCAGTCCGCCTTCCCATCGCATCGCGCCTTGCGCGGCACACAGgcccggccacgcccacaataGAGGGCGTTGGGGGAGCAGAAGGCGCAGCTGCGCTCGTCGGACAAATCCGGACAATCGGCATAGCCATCGCAGAGCCGGGGACTCTGGACATTGGACTGCATGTCGCTGACGCAGTGGGGCTTCTGGTGGCACGACTGGGTGCCCGTGGACTCCGGGAAGCGTTCGCAGTCGAAGAACTGCCGGAAACGCTGCGGCAGCCGACTGCCGCATCCGGTCATAAAGGATTCACAGTACTCGCGGCAAATCTGCCCGGGAGTGGGTTGCAAATCGGAGCCGTGGGTGTCGCAGGGCGGTTGGAGTAGGCGGCACACAAAGTCGTAGGCCTCCCGATGGCACTCGCCATCGACCAGTTCCCGGAACACGATCACATCCTCGGCCAGCTGCTCGTAGCTGGCGTGTCCAAGGAGATTCGGATAGGTGGTTATGTTGTAGCCCACCTGGCGGCAGTAGCTCAGCTCCAGGGGCGAGCAGCGACGCGGCGGAGCCGGAGTGGTGGTCACCACCGGCTCGGTGGTCTCATCATGACCGCCCAGCGGCGAGCTGGACATCACTGGCTCCTCGATCAGCCCAGTCGTCTCCTTGATGCTCAAACTGGACACGTCCACCGTCATGTTGGCGAAGTGCCGGCGCTGCTGCGGCGGCTGGGTCATCTCCTCGTGGAACAGGGCCAGCAGGTCACCGCTGCTCACCAGACCCGCGTACGGATCGAAGATCATGTTGAAGTGCACGACtatgttgttgttgtcctCGCTGCTGCGGATTTAAGTGccgaaaaaattaaaattaagttaaaaatgcaattaataTAAATCAATACCCAATCAATCGAACACCCAACAAAAATTATGCCCATAGAAATGCAGATCGTTAGCAGAGGAAGCATGCTGTTCAAAACGGTCGGTCCTATAGCTGTATTACTTGATTTGGCTGAgctacgattgaaaaactcaaaaaaaactgaaatccaaaaaatcaaccttaaaaaaaaaccgaaaaggcTTGCATCCCTTaaaaaaaaagcgaaaattggtcaaaaaataaatatcccCAGAAGTGATGTAAATCGTTAGCAGAGAAAGCAAGCTGTCTAAAACAGTCGGTCCAATAGCTGTACTACTTGATTCGACTGAGCTACGATTGAATAACGCcaaaaaaagagtttattggactaaaatctgaaatcaaaaaaatcaTAATGCAAGCCcttaaaaaaatgataaaatGGGTCAAAAAATGAATTTCCCCAAAATATATGCAGATCGTTAGCAGAGGAAGCAAGCTGTCCAAAACAGTGGGTCCTATAGCTGTACTACTTGAATCGACTGAGCTACGATTGAAAACCCACAAAAAAAGAGttttttttgactaaaatctgaGATCCTAAAAAATCAACcttaaaaaaacagaaaacaggGGTAGCAAGCTATGCAAAACAGTCGGTCCTATAGATGTAAATGTTTATAGATAAATGTTTTTAGAAcattttgttttcaatttttctAACATATTTTAGgttactttttttaattttataacagttaaaaaacttttctaaGAGAAAGggatttttaatatttttttggcacaCTTTCCAACTTGtagtataatataatatctttaaaatCTTGTAGACCATCACCAGTTTTCCGGCTAAACTCACCCGTCCAGTGCCAAAATCTCGCTGCCCTCGTAGGCCTCCCGCAGGTCGGATCGCCGCAGGGTGAGATTGATCCGCTCCCGGTAGTCGCGGGCCTTGTGCTGGAACCTCAACGAGTTCTGGTTGGCCAGCTCCATGTTCCACTTGTCGTTGAGCACCATGAAACGGCCGCGGAAAACGCGATCCGGCAACGGTTCCGGCCGGAAATAGGTATCTACGGATATGGAtgtttaattataatatattactGGTTATTACAAAAATCATATGGTTTTGAAAccacttttaaatttaattttaggtgtctaaaagtaggcaacaatatattttggGCCGGGAGTACTATGAGTTCACTTAGAAAGATGACTATCCTTTATTTACtacatacttttagacaccttaaatttcattaaaaagtgGGTTTAAGATCCTAGTGATCTATGTGGCGTTTCccatacacagagaaaactatctaagaacattgttcttgaattgagaacattgttcttatattgagaacattttggtatcaatataagaacaaaatggtgagaagagaaaagttaaattgagtttatttaacaactttttgataagtatacactaaggactgaactaatatattatttgtacatacaatgtacttaaataccgccagttcaacttgattcgagcaaaataaaaacattttcaacttaaaaatgtcgttctatttttaagaacattttcaactcagataaGAACGTCAGAACTTTCTCTGTGTAGGTTTATAAGAACCTATAGCTTGTGAATTTTatgattttatatattttgtatattatATAGAAGTACTCACATCCCACATAGACGAAAACTCCGGCGACGAGGAGGGCGATGAGGAAACCGGCGATGACGGCGCAGCCACACTTTTGGCCATCGCCCAGTTTCCGGCGGGTGAAGCGGATATCCGAGTCGGTGGACAGGACGGACTCGGACTTTCTCCGCAGGCCGTGGttgtgctggtgctggtgcatGTGAAGGTGGTGTTCCCGCTCCCGTTCTCTGTCCCGCTCCCTCTCCCTTTCTCGATCCCTGTCCCTGTCCCGATCCCGCTCCCTTTCCCGCTGCTGTGTGGCCTCCAGTGGTGGTCCATTGGAGCTGGCTCCTCCTCCTGCGCCACTGCCTCCTCCTAATCCTCCCAATCCTCCCAATGCCGCGGAAGCCGCCGTTCCATTGCCGTGACTGTGGTGCGGTTTGTGGTGCCTTGTGCATCGGGTGTTGTGGAAAACCTTCGGTGGCTGGGCAGTGGTGCCCACGCCCACTCCCACTCCCACTCCACCTGCCCCACTCGGATTGGGATTGCTCTGGACAATGCCCTGTAAATAaccgaaaaataaataaataaagagagagagaaaaaagCACCCATCAGTATTAAGCACTTTTCGGCGGACTCAATAATTAAGCAAGGTCGCTGACCAGCTAAGCGCCTTAAATGCTGTTGATTTTTCAGCCAAATCATGCCGTTAAATCAAATCACGGAACGAACCGGCTGAGAAAACTCTAAGCAACAAATTTGAGAGGAAAAACTTCAAATCTCGCACTTGAAAATGGTTTTTTTAATGCCACTGCAGCATGCAAATGCAGCATGCAATTTGGTGGTTTTGTGCGAGGAAGCAGCTGCATTAATTAaggaaatttatatttttttgcgtACTTATATTTGGCAATTAATTCAAATTGCGCGCCAGCGTTGCCAACTTAATGAAGCATGGCAGGGCGGCGTTGCCAActcaaatgaatttaaatttgaatttcaaaaatgttCATTTCAATATGTTATGCTTACATATCTATGTAAATTAACTTAAATATCGCCATATATTGAAGTCTGattgtaattattattaaggtagcttaatatatataaatgtttgtaatttgaaaaataaatattgaatcATTGCTGTATAATATCAAACTTTTTAACAGTTTGATTTCAATTTATAACCAGGCTTAAGTAGCAACTCaactgaattttaattttaattttaaaaataattattcaaTATCCCAGGCTTATTTACGGTTTTATATTGCCATATATTTTAGTtcgatttttaattaattcgactagttataaaataaatcgttGTAGTTAAAGTTGTATAAATAGTGGATCATTGCTGGATAATCGCAACCTTTTATACAGTTGGCTTTTAATTTTAGCCGGGCTTAAATAGCACGTAACATAGCGGCGAAAGACGGGGGAATTGGCTTTTATGTTTTATGTTGCAGTTGCGAAAGCGGCTAAAACAGAAAACAGAACGCAGACACGGGCACAATTTAGAAAAACAATTAAAGCGCAACTAAGGTAAGAGGAAAAAACCAccgatgttgctgttgctgttgctttggCTGTTGCCACCACTTTTCTTGGGGCCAAGACGAAAACGGGTCAGCACTCGGCCCAGTTTCAGTTTTCCTCGTCGGCTGCGTGATTCCATGTGATGTGATTTTATGTGATGTGATGCTGCCAACAGCAGCAATGCCAAATGGAGTCCAGTGAACAACGAGTAATTAAACCCGAATGGCTTCCTCGTTTCATAATCTGGCATCGGTCAACACTTTTCGCCGGCCAATTCCACATTAACACTTTTACGCACTTTAACACTCGGCCGCCCAGTTTCCCCATCGAATTTCGCtaattatttttagctttCTGCAGTAATGCAACACGAGTTTCTTAACAATTAAAGCTGATTCAAATGcctacaaaatataaattcctgttcttGTTTACTTTAATCctttaagatttaaaaaggCTGATATTTATTACTTTATTATAACAACTcaatgtatttttaatatttaaaaagaaaacatataACTCAATTGTTTtactttacaaaaaaaaaatgtttaattcattttttctttttttatacttGTTTTATgaatatgttttattttacccCTATTTTCCTGACCATAAGTGTGTGTCACTTGGGCCGTCGGGGGGTTAAAGTTGGAGCATCTGCGTTTGCAGTTGTGTGAGTCAAAAGTCAGTCGGCCGCATAACGGTTAACGTACTTAACGCACGTGCAGCAAGATTTTCGCAGTTACCTCATTTCATTTCGCATCTCTCGCATTTTCCGCATTTCCCGCCCACCACTTTCGCTTGCATTGGCTTTTCCTTAATTTCCTTAATTACCGCATTTCTAATTACGCTTACCTTCCAATTTTTACCGTTCGTCTGCATGCTCTTCTCTTTGTTGTTGCGATTGctgcagttgttgttgttgttcttctTATCAGCGGCCGCCATGTTGGCGGCATTTGCATTGGTATTGGTGACCGACAACGGGGCGGATGATTTATCCGCGTCGCGCGACTTTTTCATCTGCAAAGTAAATAAGATATATTAATTAAGAATCTAACTAAATTATATACCTAGtattaatattacatttttagtAGCCAAAACTATATTACTTTATATAAAATCTATCTATAggtcattttatttttatcttaAAAAATAGGTGGGTATATAagagaattaaataaaaaatttaatacaaTTATATACCTAGTAATAATGTTGCATTCCTTATAGCCAAAACGATCTACTTTTATATCAAATCtatcaataatttttattattgctAGCCAATCCAAATAACATTAATATGAAGCATTATGTGTAAAAATTTAGTGTTCTCGTCtaataaaaatagttttttttatagtaATTGAAAATCAAGtcaatagaaaaaaataaatcagaAAGGTGGTTAttacaaaaaaccaaaagctAGTTTCAGGAAATGTTCTGTTAGTTTCGATAAACaggtttgttttttttataagctTTTAAGAACTGGCATACAAAGGATTAGATTAACAGACAAATTGCATATAAATCAATAATGAgaaaatatagcttacttAGTTAGGAACAGCTAATTTATCAAGCTTTTTGTATTGCATTTTAAGCAGTTATATATCGCCTTCAAAAAAAGTATACTTTAgatcatttttaatacaatcaCCCACGGCAAGAATATGTTTCAAAGTTAGGAACgtaataaaaccaaaaaaaaaaaaatcacacaGCTTACAGTAGTTATTCAAATATGATTTCTCTACAAAACATTTTAGACTCTCTTCTTTCTATTTAAATCCAATCATAAACTACTTGGCTTTCTGGTAGGGGAAATCAatttacaaacaaaaacataatttaataacgtacttattataatttatttttagattGCCTCCCCGATTGGCAAtctaaaaactaattaattCCACCACATaactataaaaacaaaacactttCCCATATTACAACATGTCAAGCGGTGTAATTACAAATATGTCACAATCGTAATGGCCCATCTTGGCTATGTAATTCGAATAGAAAGGTCTTCCCCCCTCGGTGGGTGTTCACTGTACCGCGCAGCGATCAGCCGGCCAGCGAGTggcgaaaaataatataatccaTTGTTGGAGACCTGGTAATGGAGACGACATGCGCCGGACGCCCGAAACTAACCGACTAACCAACCGGACAGGTGCTAATTGTGCGACTACGAATTTAGCACGGTCTACCTGTACCACGGTACCCCCTCCTCTTGCCATACCCCGCCCAAAAATCTCCGTTCACCGCCCTCTGGGCCATTTAAACTTGACTCGAAAAATGAGCGAAGTGAAGCTCGCTCCAGTTTTTAGCCAACGAAAGACCCGCCATCATAATGCAAGGGGCCCAATGTCAAGAAAAGAAAGTTTCTTTGTTGGTTTTTCGCTgcttattgtttatttatttcaattcGTTTAgcatatttacatatttttgatTATACGCCTGGCAATGCCACAAGTTTGCTCCCATTATTTGCCGCCTATTTCGGTCATTGTTCTTTGGTAACCGAGTGTTGCGGGGGGTTCCGGGATTGGTTTTTGGTATGTGGGCTTCTAAAAGCCTACTGATTGCACACGTGATGGAATGAAAGTGGTTACGTCAACGGGGATTTGGAATATAATGGATGTGCCATTATAAAGAGTAAATTTTAAAAGGGGGAAAACTAATCTAATTGAAAAGGGAAACCTAGTATTGTCTGAACCGGTAGCTCCCCCCCTGTTGTCAATGGCTGACCTTTTGTATTTTTAGATATCCACCAATCAATAACAATCGCTTGGCAAGGGCGCCTGTTGAATTCGGTCATCAGTGCGGTCGCTTTCCTTTTCAAACACAGACAGCAACAAAAAACTGAATACAAAATTCCAAAAATCTCGCTGCAACTTTCTTCGCTTCGCTGCGAAGACCATAAGGTCAACCAGTCTAAAGTTGGGGACTcttgggaggcttgggctttcGATATGTGGCAGAGTTCAAAAGACTGGGGCCACGAACTcgttttcccatttccatttccattttcatttccacATTGACAAGTGTCATTCGAGGAAAAAGCGAAGAAGCTTCGCATTTTTGAATCGttcggttttggttttggcctGCACAAAGCGAAAGCGAATTTTTTCGTGCCAATTGCAGTCGAAAATacactgtttttttttgcagtttttGTAAATTTTCAAAGCCAAGGCAATGCAGCTGGAAATGAAagtgtttttgttgctgcttcTGCCACTGCAAACACGTTTCGGCAAACATGTTTGAGCGAACTCCAGTCGACATCGACTCATGGCTCCCAGGTATACCCCCTTATGAACCCctctccccccccccccacgaATTTTCCTAATTAGTCGCCCGTGTGAAAGAAAAGCGAAAACGAGACGTGGCTCCCAAACATCTGGCATCTAGGCAATATGATTATTCGCATTATTATGCGCCCATGTTGC includes these proteins:
- the LOC119556725 gene encoding uncharacterized protein LOC119556725 isoform X2, translating into MSDIYYCSNSQMKKSRDADKSSAPLSVTNTNANAANMAAADKKNNNNNCSNRNNKEKSMQTNGKNWKGIVQSNPNPSGAGGVGVGVGVGTTAQPPKVFHNTRCTRHHKPHHSHGNGTAASAALGGLGGLGGGSGAGGGASSNGPPLEATQQRERERDRDRDRDRERERERDREREREHHLHMHQHQHNHGLRRKSESVLSTDSDIRFTRRKLGDGQKCGCAVIAGFLIALLVAGVFVYVGYTYFRPEPLPDRVFRGRFMVLNDKWNMELANQNSLRFQHKARDYRERINLTLRRSDLREAYEGSEILALDGEDNNNIVVHFNMIFDPYAGLVSSGDLLALFHEEMTQPPQQRRHFANMTVDVSSLSIKETTGLIEEPVMSSSPLGGHDETTEPVVTTTPAPPRRCSPLELSYCRQVGYNITTYPNLLGHASYEQLAEDVIVFRELVDGECHREAYDFVCRLLQPPCDTHGSDLQPTPGQICREYCESFMTGCGSRLPQRFRQFFDCERFPESTGTQSCHQKPHCVSDMQSNVQSPRLCDGYADCPDLSDERSCAFCSPNALYCGRGRACVPRKARCDGKADCPDGADEKDCLSIAPLAADLLQPEPLVPYLSRFHAAGYAVFSEKGVVGKLCAEGLEGDAKLVVRQTVSESLCKSLGYESVEIFDVQNDTEQLSDYVRVLDPHAPEISFIRTHCPRRQVLYVGCGELRCGVQSALFNAKQHLSLPKMSAPGDWPWLVALFREDIHVCDGTLISQDWVLTTEGCFQGQPRATWMAIVGAVRLSAKAPWTQRRRIIGMIKSPVEGSTAALVRLETSVSYSDHVRPICLPDALQRRLLQQPPAQRRSHVPVAERLEGQLVSQQRSRLAQENQQFFLIPSQEQLDSSTENQEAEDQDEEQEDHFGAQAAASFMPKAEALHQELDAYPLPDHAPQVNYYGGGSSSSGATVTSSSSSSSAAAARTKAATKAPVLAAVPAAQEQIWTNCNTLGWSRQRDHLQRVQLKMGDMAPCENVSIATVNSMCMEATYQKYDCTQEEYSGAPVQCLIPGTNQWALIGVSSWRIACGPTGVERPRMYDKIASNAAWIRETINAI
- the LOC119556725 gene encoding uncharacterized protein LOC119556725 isoform X1 — its product is MSDIYYCSNSQMKKSRDADKSSAPLSVTNTNANAANMAAADKKNNNNNCSNRNNKEKSMQTNGKNWKGIVQSNPNPSGAGGVGVGVGVGTTAQPPKVFHNTRCTRHHKPHHSHGNGTAASAALGGLGGLGGGSGAGGGASSNGPPLEATQQRERERDRDRDRDRERERERDREREREHHLHMHQHQHNHGLRRKSESVLSTDSDIRFTRRKLGDGQKCGCAVIAGFLIALLVAGVFVYVGYTYFRPEPLPDRVFRGRFMVLNDKWNMELANQNSLRFQHKARDYRERINLTLRRSDLREAYEGSEILALDGSEDNNNIVVHFNMIFDPYAGLVSSGDLLALFHEEMTQPPQQRRHFANMTVDVSSLSIKETTGLIEEPVMSSSPLGGHDETTEPVVTTTPAPPRRCSPLELSYCRQVGYNITTYPNLLGHASYEQLAEDVIVFRELVDGECHREAYDFVCRLLQPPCDTHGSDLQPTPGQICREYCESFMTGCGSRLPQRFRQFFDCERFPESTGTQSCHQKPHCVSDMQSNVQSPRLCDGYADCPDLSDERSCAFCSPNALYCGRGRACVPRKARCDGKADCPDGADEKDCLSIAPLAADLLQPEPLVPYLSRFHAAGYAVFSEKGVVGKLCAEGLEGDAKLVVRQTVSESLCKSLGYESVEIFDVQNDTEQLSDYVRVLDPHAPEISFIRTHCPRRQVLYVGCGELRCGVQSALFNAKQHLSLPKMSAPGDWPWLVALFREDIHVCDGTLISQDWVLTTEGCFQGQPRATWMAIVGAVRLSAKAPWTQRRRIIGMIKSPVEGSTAALVRLETSVSYSDHVRPICLPDALQRRLLQQPPAQRRSHVPVAERLEGQLVSQQRSRLAQENQQFFLIPSQEQLDSSTENQEAEDQDEEQEDHFGAQAAASFMPKAEALHQELDAYPLPDHAPQVNYYGGGSSSSGATVTSSSSSSSAAAARTKAATKAPVLAAVPAAQEQIWTNCNTLGWSRQRDHLQRVQLKMGDMAPCENVSIATVNSMCMEATYQKYDCTQEEYSGAPVQCLIPGTNQWALIGVSSWRIACGPTGVERPRMYDKIASNAAWIRETINAI